The DNA region TCGATCTGGCTCATGGGGGTACCTCTCTGCGACTTTGTTGTTCTTGTCGGAGCCGGTGAACGGCTCTCAGTCATCAGTGGGTGGCCGGTGTCGGGGTGACGGGGCAGGGCCTGGAGCGAGTATCGCCAAGGCTTGCGGGGGTCACCATCCTACAGATGCAGGATAGGCCGGCGACCCCCGCCGGCCCTGGCCTTGGGCGTTCAGCCGGCGGTGGCCGCGAGGGTTTCCGGGAGCGTCGCGCCGCCGTCCACCACCAGCGTCTGGCCGGTGATGTAGGACGCCTGGTCCGAGGCGAGGAACAGCATGGCGGCGGCGATGTCGCCGGGCTCACCGAGGCGCCCCAGGGGCACGCCCCGGGCGATGGCGGCGGCGTGGCCGGCATCGCCGAGGTTGCCCATGGCCGGGGTGCGGATCATCCCCGGTTCCACGCCGTTGACCCGGACGCCCTCGGGGGCCAGCTCCAGCGCCGCATTGCGGATGAAGCCATTGACCCCGGCCTTGGACGCCGCGTAGTGGGTCAGCCCCGGGTAGGCCACCCGGGGCCCGGTCACCGAGGAGGTGACCAGCACGCAGCCCCCGCCCTGGCGCCGGAACAAGGGCAGGGCGCCCTGGGTGAGCCAGAACAGCGCGCCGAGGTTCACCGCCAGGGTGCGCTCCAGCAATGTCGGGCCGATCTCCAGCAGCGGCGTCAGCGGGAAGTAGCCGGCGTTATGCACCAGCACATCGAGCCGAGGCAGGCCGGCGAGCAACTGCAGGGTGGCGTCGCGGTCGGCGAGGTCGAGGGTGACGGCGCTCACGTCGCAGCCGCCATCGCGCAGCGATCGCGCCAGGGCTTCGGCCGGCACCTGCTGCAGGTCGGCGATCAGCACGTGCGCCCCGCAGGCGGCGAAGCCTTCGACGATGGCGCGGCCGATGCCCTGGGCGCCGCCGGTGACCAGCACGCGGCGCCCGGTGAAATCGAAGGCGTTCTTCATGGCGCGTCCCCCATGCGTTCGTAGGCGAGGGTGGGCAGGTCGACGATGCTGGAACCGCCGTCGGCCACCAGGGTGGCGCCGGTGAGGATGGCGGCCTCGTCGCTGATCAGGAAGCGACACAGCGCGGCGATTTCCTCCGCCTGCGCCGGGCGGCGCAGCGGTACCTCGGCCGTGACCCGTGCATAGGCGGCGTCGAGGCTCTCGCCGTAGTGCCGCATCAGCGGCTGCATCTCCTCGTCGGCCATGGGCGTGCGCACCCAGCCGGGGCACACGCAGTTGACCCGCACGCCTTGCGGCCCGTAGTCCCGCGCGAGCGAACGGGTGAGACCGAGCAGCGCATGCTTGGCGGTGGTGTAGCCGCACACCTGCGGCCCCGCCGCCAGGGAGGCGATGGAGCCGAGCAGGACGATGCTGCCGCGCCGGTCCAGCAGCGACGGCAGGCAGGCGCGGGCGCTGTGGAAAGCGGTGTCGAGATTGCCGCGCATGGCGGCCTGCCAGGCGTCGTCGCTGGTGTCGGTGGCGCTGCCCAGGCCGTGGCCGCCGGCGCAGGCGAGCAGCGCGTCGATGCCGCCGAAGCGCTCGCGGGTGGCGGCGACGAAGCCGGCCCAGTCGGCGCTGCTGGCGGCGTCCCCCACCAGCACCAGGCCGCCCGTCTCGGCGGCTACCCTCTCCAATGGCTCGCGTCGGCGGCCGATCAGCACCAGGTTGGCGCCTTCCGCCCCGAGGCGCCGGGCGCAGGCTTCACCGATGCCGGTGCCGGCGCCGGTGATCACCACCGTGCGCTCACGCATCGCCATGCACCGTGCGGTTGAGCACGTCGCAGTGGGAGGCGACGGGGAAGTTGGAGAGGGCGCCGAACTCGCCATCGGCGTAGCCGAAGATCTTGCCGTCGCTGCGGTGGGCCTGGAGGTCGATCATCACCACGCCCAGGGTGGGCACGATCTTCTCGCGCCAGACGAACAGGTAGAGCTCATCGGCGATCTTGAAGTAGTGGCAGCGGTCGGTGTCGCACAGGCCCTTCTCGACGCCCGCCAGGCACTGCCAGCTGTAGTAGTTCTCGTTGAGGTAGATGTGCTCGTAGACCTCGGTGGGGCTGTAGCGGTAGCGGTTGCGCAGCCCCACCAGCTCGGCGCTCGGCGCGTGGGGGCAGGCGCCCGGCTGGAAGGGGCGGTCGAGGGTGCCGTGGAAGAACTGCACCTCGACGCCGGTCAGGCTCTTGCCGGCCAGCGCCCGGCCATACAGGCCCTCGCGGGTGGCGGCGGCATCGGGCAGGCGGCCGAGCACGGCGGTGAAGGCGGCGGCGCCGGTATCGAGCACCAGGCTCACCGACCACTGCTGGCCGAACTCCTCCTTGATGAAATCCACCAGGTAGATGCCCGGGCGAACCGACGTGGCGCGATAGGGCGAACGACCCCGGGAAGACCCGTCGGCCAGCGCCCAGTCCAGGTGCCCGTCGGCGAACCGGTGCTCGATGCTCCAGCCGTTGTCGAACCGCAGGTCGAAGCGCCTGCCGTCGAGATCGGCCAGGTTGGGCAGGATGAACGCCTCGGGCGCAAAGCCTTCGGCCAGCGCGCCTACGGTGATCCAGTCGGATTGGGTGGTCATGGAACGGTCCTCGTTGTGTTGATGAGGACTCAATGGTCGCCAGTTGGGGCGGGTGGGGGTATCAACCGGAGGGATGAGGCGCAGCGGCAAGCTTCAAGCTGCAAGCCGCAAGAGGCCGGGGCTGGAAGCTTGCGCTCGTCGCTCTTACTTGAAGCTTGCCGCTTGAAGCTTGCCGCTGCTCCCCTATCCCTTTAGGGACATACCCATCCCCGGCATTTGCCCCGACCATCGCCCCATACCCATCACAAGAAACCGAACGAGGGGAGGGGCGCGATGAACGAGAGCACCACACTGGAGCGGTCCGGCGCGGGCAATGGGGGCGTCAGCTACCAGGCCGTGTCCGCCGGCTATTTCGAGCAGCGCACGCTGCAGCGCCATGCGGGGTTCTTCACCCTGCTGGTGCTGGGCGTGGGCGCGGTGATCGCCGGGCAGTACTCGGGCTGGAACCTGGGCCTGGCGCAGGGCTTCGGCAGCATGCTGGCGGCGACCGTGATCATC from Pseudomonas tohonis includes:
- a CDS encoding SDR family oxidoreductase, encoding MKNAFDFTGRRVLVTGGAQGIGRAIVEGFAACGAHVLIADLQQVPAEALARSLRDGGCDVSAVTLDLADRDATLQLLAGLPRLDVLVHNAGYFPLTPLLEIGPTLLERTLAVNLGALFWLTQGALPLFRRQGGGCVLVTSSVTGPRVAYPGLTHYAASKAGVNGFIRNAALELAPEGVRVNGVEPGMIRTPAMGNLGDAGHAAAIARGVPLGRLGEPGDIAAAMLFLASDQASYITGQTLVVDGGATLPETLAATAG
- a CDS encoding SDR family NAD(P)-dependent oxidoreductase, producing the protein MRERTVVITGAGTGIGEACARRLGAEGANLVLIGRRREPLERVAAETGGLVLVGDAASSADWAGFVAATRERFGGIDALLACAGGHGLGSATDTSDDAWQAAMRGNLDTAFHSARACLPSLLDRRGSIVLLGSIASLAAGPQVCGYTTAKHALLGLTRSLARDYGPQGVRVNCVCPGWVRTPMADEEMQPLMRHYGESLDAAYARVTAEVPLRRPAQAEEIAALCRFLISDEAAILTGATLVADGGSSIVDLPTLAYERMGDAP
- a CDS encoding molybdenum cofactor biosynthesis F family protein, translated to MTTQSDWITVGALAEGFAPEAFILPNLADLDGRRFDLRFDNGWSIEHRFADGHLDWALADGSSRGRSPYRATSVRPGIYLVDFIKEEFGQQWSVSLVLDTGAAAFTAVLGRLPDAAATREGLYGRALAGKSLTGVEVQFFHGTLDRPFQPGACPHAPSAELVGLRNRYRYSPTEVYEHIYLNENYYSWQCLAGVEKGLCDTDRCHYFKIADELYLFVWREKIVPTLGVVMIDLQAHRSDGKIFGYADGEFGALSNFPVASHCDVLNRTVHGDA